In Micrococcus luteus NCTC 2665, a single window of DNA contains:
- a CDS encoding ABC transporter ATP-binding protein: protein MSAEPLTPSVVVDEASMTYRVHSAEAVQPRRGLRGRVRAARGVRTTEVQALQPLSFVVGRGESVGVIGTNGSGKSTLMKLITGQMRPTTGHIYATSTPVMLGVNAALVRQVSGEDNIRLGCLAMGMSRAEAEAKRDAVVALSGLDDHALQLPLKAYSSGMAARLQFAIATSVDPDILVIDEALNTGDAQFRERTRQRLDELREQAGCVFLVSHSLSTIQEMCQRVIWIERGVLTMNGSPRAVTRGYNLYARAMAQGRTEEAQEILERKRSELVRERIAWTGGERPTGITAL from the coding sequence ATGAGCGCGGAGCCCCTGACCCCCTCCGTCGTCGTCGACGAGGCGTCCATGACCTACCGCGTCCACTCGGCCGAAGCGGTCCAGCCCCGCCGGGGTCTGCGGGGACGGGTCCGCGCCGCCCGTGGCGTTCGCACCACGGAGGTCCAGGCGCTGCAGCCGCTGTCATTCGTGGTGGGACGCGGCGAGTCTGTGGGCGTGATCGGCACGAACGGGTCCGGCAAGTCCACCCTGATGAAGCTCATCACCGGCCAGATGCGCCCGACCACCGGCCACATCTACGCGACCTCCACGCCCGTGATGCTGGGCGTCAACGCCGCACTCGTCCGCCAGGTGTCCGGTGAGGACAACATCCGGCTGGGCTGCCTGGCGATGGGGATGTCCCGCGCGGAGGCGGAGGCCAAGCGAGACGCCGTCGTCGCCCTGTCGGGCCTCGACGACCACGCGCTCCAGCTGCCGCTCAAGGCGTACTCCTCGGGCATGGCCGCGCGCCTGCAGTTCGCGATCGCCACCTCGGTGGACCCGGACATCCTCGTGATCGACGAGGCGCTCAACACGGGCGACGCCCAGTTCCGGGAGCGCACGCGTCAGCGGCTCGACGAGCTGCGCGAGCAGGCCGGCTGCGTGTTCCTGGTCAGCCACTCCCTCAGCACCATCCAGGAGATGTGCCAGCGCGTGATCTGGATCGAGCGGGGCGTCCTGACGATGAACGGCAGCCCTCGCGCGGTGACGCGCGGCTACAACCTCTACGCCCGGGCCATGGCCCAGGGGCGGACCGAGGAGGCCCAGGAGATCCTCGAGCGCAAGCGGTCGGAGCTCGTGCGGGAGCGCATCGCGTGGACCGGCGGCGAGCGGCCCACCGGGATCACCGCGCTGTGA
- a CDS encoding Gfo/Idh/MocA family protein: MSVLRTGLIGLGMMGRHHARVMRSIEGTELVAVADAMGDPHGVAGDLPLYDSVQGLIDHGVDAVMCAVPTGLHEEVGLALAEAGVHVMVEKPIAHSTEAGTRLVRAFDEAGLVGAVGHIERFNPALQEMRRRIQAGELGRVLQITTVRQGGFPARIADVGVVKDLGTHDIDLTAWLADSPFTRVAAETMTHSGREHEDMVVTSGRLECGVITSHVVNWLSPVKIRQTVVTGELGAFVADTVHADLTFQANGSVRTRWDAVSAFRGVSEGDVTRLAIEKPEPLHTEHEAFRDAILGVRQEHVSMAEGLDTLRVAEAMIASARTGESVTL; encoded by the coding sequence ATGAGCGTGCTGCGCACCGGACTGATCGGCCTGGGCATGATGGGACGCCACCACGCCCGCGTGATGCGCTCCATCGAGGGCACCGAGCTGGTCGCCGTGGCCGACGCGATGGGTGATCCGCACGGCGTGGCGGGGGACCTGCCCCTCTACGACTCGGTCCAGGGGCTCATCGACCATGGCGTGGACGCGGTCATGTGCGCGGTCCCGACCGGCCTGCACGAAGAGGTCGGCCTGGCCCTGGCCGAGGCCGGCGTGCACGTGATGGTCGAGAAGCCCATCGCGCACAGCACCGAGGCCGGCACCCGCCTGGTCCGCGCCTTCGACGAGGCCGGCCTCGTCGGCGCCGTGGGCCACATCGAGCGGTTCAACCCCGCCCTCCAGGAGATGCGCCGCCGGATCCAGGCCGGTGAGCTGGGCCGGGTCCTGCAGATCACGACCGTGCGCCAGGGCGGCTTCCCCGCCCGCATCGCCGACGTCGGGGTCGTCAAGGACCTCGGCACGCACGACATCGACCTGACCGCGTGGCTGGCGGACAGCCCGTTCACGCGCGTGGCCGCGGAGACCATGACCCACTCCGGCCGCGAGCACGAGGACATGGTGGTCACCAGCGGCCGCCTCGAGTGCGGGGTCATCACGAGCCACGTCGTGAACTGGCTCTCGCCCGTGAAGATCCGCCAGACCGTCGTCACCGGCGAGCTCGGTGCGTTCGTGGCGGACACCGTGCACGCGGACCTGACCTTCCAGGCCAACGGATCGGTCCGCACCCGCTGGGACGCGGTGTCCGCGTTCCGTGGCGTCTCCGAGGGGGACGTCACCCGCCTGGCGATCGAGAAGCCCGAGCCGCTGCACACCGAGCACGAGGCGTTCCGCGACGCGATCCTCGGCGTCCGGCAGGAGCACGTGTCCATGGCGGAGGGGCTCGACACGCTGCGCGTGGCCGAGGCGATGATCGCGTCGGCCCGCACGGGTGAGAGCGTCACGCTGTGA
- a CDS encoding nucleotide sugar dehydrogenase has product MKIAVVALGKIGLPLAVQFASKGHEVVGVDVNAAVVDLVNAGTEPFPGEAHLQEKLSSAVADGRLRATTVYGDAVPGADAVVLVVPLFVDEEARPDFGWMDGATTELAKHLTPGTLVSYETTLPVGTTRTRWKPMLEEGSGLTEGEDFHLVFSPERVLTGRVFEDLRRYPKLIGGLSAAGAERAREFYEAVLDFDERPDLSRPNGVWDLGSAEASEMAKLAETTYRDVNIGLANEFARYAGANGIDIYQVIEASNSQPYSHIHRPGIAVGGHCIPVYPRLYLWNDPAADIVRTARAVNAGMPSYAVQLLAESHGDLAGQRVVVLGAAYRGGVKETAFSGVFATVGALRTRGAEVTVDDPMYTDEELTALGFTPHTAGAEVDAAILQTDHAEYRALTPADLPGVRTFVDGRNVTDADAWAGVTRRVIGLPQDAEATR; this is encoded by the coding sequence ATGAAGATCGCCGTCGTCGCCCTGGGCAAGATCGGCCTGCCGCTGGCCGTGCAGTTCGCAAGCAAGGGACACGAGGTGGTCGGCGTAGACGTCAACGCCGCCGTCGTGGACCTGGTCAACGCGGGGACCGAGCCCTTCCCGGGCGAGGCCCACCTCCAGGAGAAGCTCTCGTCCGCGGTGGCCGACGGCCGCCTGCGCGCCACCACCGTCTACGGCGACGCCGTCCCGGGGGCCGACGCCGTCGTGCTCGTCGTGCCGCTCTTCGTGGACGAGGAGGCCCGCCCCGACTTCGGCTGGATGGACGGCGCCACCACGGAGCTGGCGAAGCACCTGACCCCGGGCACCCTCGTCTCCTACGAGACCACGCTGCCCGTGGGCACCACCCGCACCCGGTGGAAGCCGATGCTGGAGGAGGGCTCGGGCCTGACCGAGGGGGAGGACTTCCACCTCGTGTTCTCCCCGGAGCGCGTGCTCACCGGCCGCGTGTTCGAGGACCTGCGCCGCTACCCGAAGCTGATCGGCGGCCTGTCGGCGGCCGGCGCCGAGCGCGCCCGCGAGTTCTACGAGGCCGTGCTGGACTTCGACGAGCGGCCTGACCTGTCCCGTCCCAACGGCGTGTGGGACCTCGGCTCCGCGGAGGCCTCCGAGATGGCCAAGCTCGCGGAGACCACCTACCGCGACGTCAACATCGGTCTGGCGAACGAGTTCGCCCGCTACGCCGGCGCGAACGGCATCGACATCTACCAGGTGATCGAGGCCTCCAACTCGCAGCCGTACAGCCACATCCACCGCCCGGGCATCGCCGTGGGCGGCCACTGCATCCCGGTCTACCCGCGCCTGTACCTGTGGAACGACCCGGCCGCGGACATCGTGCGCACGGCCCGCGCGGTCAACGCCGGCATGCCCTCCTACGCCGTCCAGCTGCTGGCCGAATCCCACGGGGACCTCGCCGGTCAGCGGGTGGTGGTCCTCGGCGCCGCCTACCGCGGCGGAGTGAAGGAGACCGCGTTCTCCGGTGTGTTCGCCACCGTGGGCGCCCTGCGCACCCGCGGCGCCGAGGTCACCGTGGACGACCCGATGTACACGGACGAGGAGCTCACCGCGCTGGGCTTCACCCCGCACACTGCGGGCGCCGAGGTCGACGCCGCCATCCTGCAGACGGACCACGCCGAGTACCGCGCCCTCACCCCGGCCGACCTGCCGGGCGTGCGCACCTTCGTGGACGGCCGCAACGTCACCGACGCCGACGCCTGGGCGGGCGTGACCCGTCGGGTCATCGGCCTGCCGCAGGACGCCGAGGCCACCCGGTGA
- a CDS encoding glycosyltransferase family 4 protein, with amino-acid sequence MTARERPASSRRPLLRSLALTAQTVREHVTDDPVLLALQVSRRLPPAVAGGAVGVLTRLGRNGVVPALGHEMRGERAAALAALGVDEAGQPVRASRPGAGNVRGLVHRADAALGMGRPDVAETLLGSVPEEHRGAAWTAAAARLAAHRGDLGGAAALAARHPRNRHLARRMAGERDAFRGVAPTVPTEPGYRPVPGRVLHVLTNSLPHTGSGYAQRSHAILTSLRDEGFDVAAVTRPGYPVQIGVPWAAQRDVVDGIGYARLLPARLAQGQAARIQQHAELLAAHVRRHRPALLHTTTHFVNALAVEAVARAFGIPWVYEVRGQLADTWAAVRGPEALGSERYRLFQEREAEAARRADGVVTLGAGMRDRLVAAGVAEDAVVLCPNAVGPAFVAEPADRDEARARLGWDLPTDAFVVGTVSSLVDYEGLDTLLRAAARLAPHRPGLRVHIAGDGVARPGLQALAAELGIAELCAFPGRVDREDARLHHAALDVFAVPRRDLPVTRAVTPMKTVEASATGRPVVASDLPALAELVEDERTGLLVPAEDPAALAAALDRLAGDPAERARLGAAGREWALQTRTWEANARRYRTLYDRLGVHPR; translated from the coding sequence ATGACCGCACGCGAGCGCCCCGCGTCGTCCCGCCGGCCGTTGCTGCGGTCCCTGGCACTGACCGCCCAGACCGTCCGCGAGCACGTGACGGATGACCCGGTGCTGCTGGCCCTGCAGGTCTCCCGTCGACTGCCGCCCGCAGTGGCGGGCGGGGCGGTCGGCGTCCTCACCCGCCTGGGCCGGAACGGCGTCGTGCCCGCGCTCGGCCACGAGATGCGGGGCGAGCGCGCTGCGGCCCTGGCCGCCCTCGGGGTGGACGAGGCCGGCCAGCCCGTCCGCGCGTCCCGTCCGGGGGCGGGGAACGTCCGCGGGCTGGTCCACCGGGCCGACGCCGCCCTCGGCATGGGCCGGCCCGACGTCGCCGAGACGCTGCTCGGCAGCGTGCCGGAGGAGCATCGCGGCGCGGCGTGGACGGCCGCCGCCGCACGCCTGGCGGCCCACCGCGGCGACCTCGGCGGCGCGGCCGCGCTCGCCGCGCGGCATCCCCGCAACCGTCATCTCGCCCGCCGCATGGCGGGCGAGCGGGACGCGTTCCGCGGCGTCGCCCCGACCGTGCCGACCGAGCCCGGCTACCGCCCGGTCCCGGGGCGGGTGCTGCACGTGCTGACCAACTCCCTGCCCCACACCGGATCCGGGTACGCCCAGCGCAGCCACGCGATCCTCACCTCCCTGCGGGACGAGGGCTTCGATGTCGCCGCCGTGACGCGGCCGGGCTACCCCGTGCAGATCGGCGTGCCCTGGGCGGCACAGCGGGATGTCGTGGACGGGATCGGCTACGCCCGGCTGCTGCCGGCGCGGCTCGCCCAGGGCCAGGCCGCCCGCATCCAGCAGCACGCCGAGCTGCTGGCCGCGCACGTGCGTCGACACCGTCCTGCCCTGCTGCACACCACCACGCACTTCGTGAACGCGCTCGCGGTCGAGGCCGTGGCGCGGGCCTTCGGGATCCCGTGGGTGTACGAGGTCCGCGGGCAGCTCGCGGACACGTGGGCGGCGGTGCGCGGGCCCGAGGCCCTGGGCTCGGAACGGTACCGGCTCTTCCAGGAGCGGGAGGCCGAGGCCGCCCGCCGCGCCGACGGGGTCGTGACGCTCGGGGCGGGCATGCGCGACCGCCTAGTCGCCGCCGGGGTGGCCGAGGACGCCGTCGTGCTCTGCCCCAACGCCGTGGGCCCGGCCTTCGTCGCCGAGCCGGCGGACCGGGACGAGGCACGCGCCCGGCTGGGCTGGGACCTGCCGACCGACGCCTTCGTGGTGGGCACCGTCTCGAGCCTCGTGGACTACGAGGGACTGGACACCCTGCTGCGCGCCGCCGCGCGGCTGGCCCCGCACCGTCCCGGACTGCGCGTGCACATCGCCGGCGACGGCGTCGCCCGTCCCGGGCTGCAGGCCCTGGCCGCGGAGCTCGGCATCGCGGAGCTGTGCGCCTTCCCCGGGCGGGTGGACCGCGAGGATGCGCGCCTGCACCACGCCGCCCTGGACGTGTTCGCGGTCCCGCGCCGGGACCTGCCCGTCACGCGCGCGGTGACGCCGATGAAGACCGTCGAAGCCTCGGCCACCGGTCGGCCCGTCGTCGCCTCGGACCTGCCGGCCCTGGCCGAGCTCGTCGAGGACGAGCGGACCGGCCTGCTCGTCCCCGCGGAGGATCCCGCAGCGCTGGCCGCCGCCCTCGACCGGCTCGCGGGGGACCCGGCCGAGCGGGCGCGCCTCGGCGCGGCCGGCCGGGAATGGGCCCTGCAGACGCGCACCTGGGAGGCCAACGCGCGCCGCTATCGGACGCTCTACGACCGGCTCGGCGTCCACCCGCGCTGA
- a CDS encoding acyltransferase: protein MSGNVFTAASADVAEDAVLGAGTKVWHLAQVREQARLGERCIVGRAAYIGTGVELGDDCKVQNLALVYEPARLGRGVFIGPGVVLTNDTYPRAVNPDLSQKSGDDWDAVGVDVGDGAAIGARSVCVAPVRIGAWSLVAAGSVVTRDVPDFGLVAGVPAKRIGWVGRTGRRLEERDGVWVCPDTGETFIERDGALRPAGPAQEEENHG, encoded by the coding sequence GTGAGCGGGAACGTCTTCACCGCCGCCTCGGCCGACGTGGCCGAGGACGCCGTCCTCGGCGCCGGCACCAAGGTCTGGCACCTCGCGCAGGTCCGTGAGCAGGCCCGCCTCGGCGAGCGCTGCATCGTCGGTCGCGCGGCCTACATCGGCACCGGGGTGGAGCTCGGCGACGACTGCAAGGTCCAGAACCTCGCCCTCGTCTACGAGCCGGCCCGTCTGGGCCGCGGCGTGTTCATCGGACCCGGCGTCGTCCTGACCAACGACACCTACCCCCGCGCGGTGAACCCGGACCTGTCCCAGAAGTCCGGGGACGACTGGGACGCCGTGGGCGTGGACGTCGGCGACGGCGCCGCGATCGGCGCGCGGTCGGTGTGCGTGGCGCCGGTGCGCATCGGCGCGTGGTCCCTGGTGGCGGCCGGCTCGGTGGTCACCCGCGACGTGCCGGACTTCGGCCTCGTGGCCGGGGTGCCCGCGAAGCGCATCGGCTGGGTCGGCCGGACAGGCCGCCGGCTGGAGGAGAGGGACGGCGTCTGGGTGTGCCCGGACACCGGGGAGACGTTCATCGAGCGGGACGGCGCGCTGCGCCCGGCCGGGCCCGCGCAGGAGGAGGAGAACCATGGCTGA
- a CDS encoding glycosyltransferase family 4 protein, which yields MPVATPAPRRPRMAMLVGNQVVGDSRVEKAAVSAVRAGYEVVVVGVSHRTTFNLGRYGSVPILRVPVTFRRHLAWQTLHGTARPDSTDWSAVLDPEEAAAMTAWDLAHEAGAGLPQAVVRGLSPHALPDGARGRLGRAARRLDRLAPARGRRGPAATRGRRALKNFTAGRTGAWREVWPLIADYEDGFLRALIDLAPDLVHVHDRHPLPAAAAYDRYRAARGLPPVPWVYDAHEWLPGQMMPGPVDQRIAWKAAEAELIHEADAVVAVTDGLADRMREYHALPERPVTVINGPWGTQVPMDPAERLPLRTELGLSDDVPLLVYVGKLAEVRGVGTLVDALPLLPGVHVAFVGSPDPAARQALRDRAAQLDVTDRMHLVDYVPSASVTWYVSSATAGVSPLLPTPAHESAVATKLRECLLAGLPLVVSDLREQARFVREQGVGTVFTPGDAADFARAVRVLLARRTELAAAARSPEITARHGWEAAERALHGLWRRLVPTPVAPPPVEIAPDPAREPQPRGLLVVGDPPTVRPLLDAWPADAGPATQRPPREVPEGRGLAVGGPEAVWGVLHDWVTDDRAHGTVLSGGEGPLWGRAEQSPVHELLSLRARGRRVALVAGERILAGVDRRLTAAPGHPWGGLDPDARAALDRRIRRQGRPFQAALAAGVPVLSYRRVEALLTPGVLWLPAPIPTPTDRGIDPDGASAPRSVLVLPGDRTSAESAAVDELVAELTARGIPVEAPSGPRFRRRPDAFHGDVVVAPLHTGELEVAALQALAAGSAVVAGPPVTAAPDECAPPAIEADDATLLATVLGLLEEAPAAARERRERARAYHARLHAPEAVLVRMQALLSPAETTDGPAGV from the coding sequence ATGCCTGTCGCCACGCCCGCCCCCCGCCGTCCCCGGATGGCGATGCTGGTGGGGAACCAAGTCGTCGGAGACTCGCGTGTGGAGAAGGCCGCGGTCTCTGCGGTGCGCGCCGGCTACGAGGTCGTCGTCGTCGGTGTCTCGCACCGCACCACGTTCAACCTCGGCCGGTACGGCTCCGTGCCCATCCTGCGCGTGCCCGTGACGTTCCGGCGGCACCTGGCCTGGCAGACCCTGCACGGGACCGCCCGGCCGGACTCGACGGACTGGTCCGCCGTGCTGGACCCCGAGGAAGCCGCGGCGATGACCGCCTGGGACCTCGCCCACGAGGCCGGGGCGGGCCTGCCGCAGGCCGTGGTGCGCGGGCTGTCGCCCCACGCCCTGCCCGACGGGGCCCGTGGCCGACTCGGCCGGGCCGCCCGTCGCCTGGACCGCCTCGCCCCGGCGCGGGGCCGCCGAGGCCCGGCCGCAACGCGGGGACGGCGCGCGCTGAAGAACTTCACCGCCGGGCGGACCGGCGCCTGGCGCGAAGTCTGGCCCCTGATCGCGGACTACGAGGACGGCTTCCTGCGTGCCCTGATCGACCTCGCGCCCGACCTCGTCCACGTGCACGACCGCCATCCCCTGCCCGCTGCGGCCGCCTACGACCGCTACCGCGCCGCGCGCGGCCTGCCGCCGGTGCCGTGGGTCTACGACGCCCACGAGTGGCTGCCCGGCCAGATGATGCCCGGGCCCGTGGATCAGCGCATCGCGTGGAAGGCAGCCGAGGCCGAGCTGATCCACGAGGCCGACGCCGTCGTCGCCGTCACGGACGGACTGGCGGACCGGATGCGCGAGTACCACGCCCTGCCGGAACGCCCCGTGACGGTGATCAACGGCCCGTGGGGCACGCAGGTCCCGATGGACCCGGCCGAGCGCCTGCCCCTGCGCACCGAGCTGGGCCTGTCCGACGACGTCCCGCTGCTCGTCTACGTCGGCAAGCTGGCGGAGGTCCGCGGCGTGGGCACGCTGGTGGACGCCCTGCCGCTGCTGCCCGGCGTCCACGTCGCGTTCGTGGGCTCCCCCGACCCCGCCGCCCGGCAGGCCCTGCGCGACCGGGCGGCCCAGCTCGACGTCACCGACCGGATGCACCTCGTCGACTACGTGCCCTCGGCCTCTGTGACGTGGTACGTCTCCTCCGCCACTGCGGGCGTGAGCCCTCTGCTCCCCACCCCGGCCCACGAGAGCGCCGTCGCCACCAAGCTGCGTGAATGCCTGCTGGCGGGTCTGCCGCTGGTCGTGTCCGACCTGCGCGAGCAGGCCCGGTTCGTCCGGGAGCAGGGGGTGGGGACCGTGTTCACCCCCGGGGACGCGGCGGACTTCGCCCGGGCGGTGCGCGTCCTCCTGGCGCGACGGACCGAGCTGGCCGCGGCCGCGCGCTCCCCGGAGATCACCGCCCGCCACGGGTGGGAGGCCGCCGAGCGGGCGCTGCACGGTCTCTGGCGGCGTCTCGTGCCCACGCCCGTCGCGCCGCCGCCCGTGGAGATCGCCCCTGACCCCGCGCGCGAGCCCCAGCCCCGCGGGCTCCTGGTCGTGGGCGACCCGCCCACGGTCCGACCCCTCCTGGACGCCTGGCCCGCCGACGCCGGCCCCGCGACGCAGCGGCCGCCCCGGGAGGTCCCCGAGGGCCGCGGCCTCGCCGTGGGCGGGCCCGAGGCGGTCTGGGGCGTCCTGCACGACTGGGTCACGGACGACCGTGCCCACGGCACGGTCCTCAGCGGGGGCGAGGGGCCGCTGTGGGGCCGGGCCGAGCAGTCCCCCGTCCACGAACTGCTCTCCCTCCGGGCTCGGGGACGTCGGGTCGCCCTGGTGGCCGGCGAGCGGATCCTCGCCGGCGTCGACCGACGGCTGACAGCCGCCCCCGGCCACCCCTGGGGAGGACTGGACCCGGACGCGCGGGCAGCGCTGGACCGCCGCATCCGACGTCAGGGCCGCCCGTTCCAGGCCGCCCTGGCCGCCGGAGTCCCCGTGCTCTCCTACCGGCGCGTGGAGGCTCTGCTGACGCCGGGCGTGCTCTGGCTGCCGGCACCGATCCCGACGCCGACGGACCGGGGAATCGACCCTGACGGCGCGTCCGCACCCCGCAGCGTGCTCGTCCTGCCCGGGGACCGCACCTCGGCCGAGTCGGCAGCGGTGGACGAGCTGGTCGCGGAACTCACCGCACGCGGGATCCCGGTCGAGGCCCCGTCGGGTCCCCGGTTCCGTCGTCGACCCGACGCGTTCCACGGCGACGTCGTCGTGGCTCCGCTGCACACGGGAGAACTGGAGGTCGCGGCCCTGCAGGCCCTGGCCGCGGGCAGCGCTGTGGTCGCCGGGCCGCCGGTGACTGCCGCGCCGGACGAGTGCGCCCCGCCGGCGATCGAAGCCGACGACGCCACGCTCCTCGCCACGGTGCTGGGCCTGCTGGAGGAGGCGCCGGCGGCCGCGCGGGAGCGCCGGGAGCGGGCCCGCGCGTACCATGCGCGGCTGCACGCGCCCGAAGCCGTGCTGGTGCGGATGCAGGCCCTGCTCAGCCCCGCGGAGACGACGGACGGGCCCGCCGGGGTGTGA
- the wecC gene encoding UDP-N-acetyl-D-mannosamine dehydrogenase yields MKKIETVAVIGLGYIGLPTAAILAENGVRVHGVDVSDRTVDAVNAGTVPFVEPDLAGFVARGVEKGLLSASTTTPAADAYIVAVPTPFKDGHSPDLGYIEAAARGLAPQLTGDELVILESTSPPGATEHMAEVIFAERPELRESELDFAHCPERVLPGRVMVELVTNDRIVGGSTRRAAERARDLYRTFCEGEILLTDTRTAEMAKLVENSFRDVNIAFANELSVICAEQGIDVWELIELANHHPRVNILQPGPGVGGHCIAVDPWFIVDAAPQTARLIRAAREINDGKPQWVIDQVKAAAFDVQQATGRAPVVAALGLAFKPNIDDLRESPALNIAAELAGQFSGSDVLVVEPHVTELPAALQGKDNVRLVAADEALDAADIVVLLVDHSAFADLGDRVADKRVIDTRGQWRTVPSL; encoded by the coding sequence GTGAAGAAGATCGAGACCGTCGCCGTCATCGGCCTGGGCTACATCGGCCTGCCGACGGCTGCCATCCTGGCGGAGAACGGCGTGCGCGTGCACGGCGTGGACGTCTCGGACCGCACGGTGGACGCCGTGAATGCGGGCACGGTGCCCTTCGTGGAGCCGGACCTGGCCGGGTTCGTCGCGCGCGGCGTCGAGAAGGGCCTGCTCAGCGCCTCGACGACGACGCCGGCGGCGGACGCCTACATCGTCGCCGTGCCGACCCCGTTCAAGGACGGGCACTCCCCGGACCTGGGCTACATCGAGGCCGCCGCCCGCGGCCTGGCCCCGCAGCTGACGGGTGACGAGCTCGTCATCCTCGAGTCCACCTCGCCCCCCGGCGCCACCGAGCACATGGCCGAGGTGATCTTCGCCGAGCGTCCTGAGCTGCGCGAGTCCGAGCTGGACTTCGCCCACTGCCCCGAGCGGGTGCTCCCGGGCCGTGTGATGGTCGAGCTCGTGACCAACGACCGGATCGTCGGCGGCTCGACCCGGCGCGCGGCCGAGCGGGCCCGCGACCTCTACCGCACGTTCTGCGAGGGCGAGATCCTGCTGACGGACACCCGCACCGCGGAGATGGCCAAGCTCGTGGAGAACTCCTTCCGCGACGTCAACATCGCCTTCGCCAACGAGCTGTCCGTGATCTGCGCCGAGCAGGGCATCGACGTGTGGGAGCTCATCGAGCTCGCCAACCACCATCCCCGCGTGAACATCCTGCAGCCGGGCCCCGGCGTGGGCGGCCACTGCATCGCCGTGGACCCGTGGTTCATCGTGGACGCCGCCCCGCAGACCGCCCGGCTGATCCGCGCGGCCCGGGAGATCAACGACGGCAAGCCCCAGTGGGTCATCGACCAGGTCAAGGCTGCGGCCTTCGACGTCCAGCAGGCCACCGGCCGCGCTCCGGTCGTCGCAGCCCTCGGCCTGGCCTTCAAGCCGAACATCGACGACCTGCGTGAATCCCCGGCCCTGAACATCGCGGCCGAGCTGGCGGGCCAGTTCTCCGGGTCCGACGTGCTCGTGGTCGAGCCGCACGTGACGGAGCTGCCGGCCGCGCTGCAGGGCAAGGACAACGTGCGCCTGGTCGCGGCCGACGAGGCCCTGGACGCCGCCGACATCGTGGTGCTGCTGGTGGACCACTCCGCCTTCGCCGACCTCGGCGACCGCGTGGCCGACAAGCGCGTGATCGACACGCGCGGCCAGTGGCGCACCGTCCCGTCCCTCTGA
- a CDS encoding glycosyltransferase family 4 protein has protein sequence MAAPPRRRGTPPPRSAAPARDTTPGYRGYLHLADVGDTYTSQEAATLLQLENAVLKRRLFAEPAPPLTPTGHEEEDLAAAPRRVADHFARADAAAQLGDDAPRHLVVVGVYPTLENPYGNGFVHRRVKYFQAAGVRVDVAVIDRSAEPRSYEYDGVHVLVGRGAEAAELLRTRHYESVAAHFLVRSLWEPIQDALAGHRFFAFMHGFESRRWIRTMRNHRTQGQVDDSIVDTLERQRFWREVLDHPHGPERFVFVSRWWRRAAQEDMELVFPAQRTAIVHNVIDTDLFCFVPKDPEQRFRVLWVRSAANLNYGADLAVRALERLRDTPLWDRMQVTVIGDGKHFGLFEEAFADDANVTVERRFAVQEEIAALHREHGVFLVPTRLDSQGVSRDEAMASGLVPVTNDAGAVREFVDKDCAMIADAEDVAGLADGLRRLMEDPDLFLRMSRAAAARVRAQTSPEHTVDQEMALMGLAAGPGGRGEENA, from the coding sequence ATGGCCGCCCCACCCCGCCGGCGCGGCACGCCCCCGCCCCGCTCCGCCGCGCCCGCCCGCGACACCACCCCGGGCTATCGCGGTTACCTCCACCTCGCCGACGTCGGGGACACCTACACCTCGCAAGAGGCAGCGACACTGCTGCAGCTCGAGAACGCCGTGCTCAAGCGGCGCCTGTTCGCGGAGCCGGCGCCCCCGCTGACCCCCACGGGCCACGAGGAGGAGGACCTGGCCGCCGCGCCGAGGCGGGTCGCCGACCACTTCGCACGGGCGGACGCCGCCGCCCAGCTCGGCGACGACGCGCCGCGACACCTGGTCGTGGTGGGCGTGTACCCCACCCTCGAGAACCCCTACGGCAACGGCTTCGTGCACCGCCGGGTCAAGTACTTCCAGGCCGCCGGCGTCCGCGTCGACGTCGCGGTGATCGATCGGTCCGCCGAACCCCGCTCCTACGAGTACGACGGCGTCCACGTGCTGGTGGGCCGGGGAGCGGAGGCCGCGGAGCTGCTGCGCACGCGGCACTACGAGTCCGTGGCGGCCCACTTCCTCGTCCGCTCCCTCTGGGAGCCGATCCAGGACGCGCTGGCGGGGCACCGCTTCTTCGCGTTCATGCACGGTTTCGAGTCGCGCCGGTGGATCCGGACCATGCGCAACCACCGGACCCAGGGGCAGGTGGACGACTCGATCGTCGACACCCTGGAACGCCAGCGCTTCTGGCGCGAGGTGCTCGACCACCCGCACGGCCCCGAGCGGTTCGTGTTCGTCTCCCGCTGGTGGCGCCGAGCGGCTCAGGAGGACATGGAGCTCGTCTTCCCGGCGCAACGCACGGCGATCGTGCACAACGTGATCGACACGGACCTGTTCTGCTTCGTGCCCAAGGACCCCGAGCAGCGCTTCCGTGTGCTGTGGGTCCGCTCCGCGGCGAACCTCAATTACGGCGCGGACCTCGCCGTGCGGGCCCTCGAGCGCCTGCGGGACACGCCCCTGTGGGACCGCATGCAGGTCACCGTGATCGGCGACGGCAAGCACTTCGGCCTCTTCGAGGAGGCCTTCGCGGACGACGCGAACGTCACGGTGGAGCGCCGCTTCGCCGTCCAGGAGGAGATCGCGGCCCTGCACCGGGAGCACGGCGTGTTCCTGGTGCCCACCCGACTCGACTCCCAGGGGGTCTCGCGGGACGAGGCGATGGCCTCCGGGCTCGTGCCCGTGACCAATGACGCCGGCGCCGTCCGGGAGTTCGTGGACAAGGACTGCGCGATGATCGCCGACGCCGAGGACGTGGCCGGGCTGGCCGACGGCCTGCGACGGCTGATGGAGGACCCGGACCTGTTCCTGCGGATGTCCCGGGCCGCGGCAGCCCGGGTCCGCGCGCAGACTTCGCCGGAGCACACCGTGGACCAGGAAATGGCGCTGATGGGTCTGGCGGCAGGCCCGGGCGGGCGAGGGGAGGAGAACGCATGA